In Sphingobium amiense, a genomic segment contains:
- a CDS encoding TraR/DksA family transcriptional regulator: MTDTAAIEERLTERLSELRARLTRVNADLAEPLNADSSEQAVEVEDDAGLEAEASLIVREAASIDRALERIAKGTYGECVRCGSQIAPARLDARPEAALCIDCARAEQ, from the coding sequence GTGACTGACACAGCCGCCATAGAAGAGCGCCTGACAGAGCGACTGTCGGAACTTCGCGCTCGGCTGACGCGAGTGAATGCGGATCTGGCTGAGCCCCTTAATGCGGACTCATCGGAACAGGCCGTCGAAGTCGAAGATGATGCGGGTCTGGAAGCCGAGGCAAGCTTGATCGTGCGGGAGGCCGCTTCGATCGATCGTGCCCTGGAGCGAATTGCGAAGGGCACCTATGGCGAATGCGTTCGTTGTGGGTCGCAGATTGCACCGGCTCGGCTGGATGCACGGCCGGAGGCAGCATTGTGCATCGATTGCGCGCGCGCCGAACAATGA
- a CDS encoding bifunctional aminoglycoside phosphotransferase/ATP-binding protein, translating to MRRIDTHAARLFLVGDRAWKLKRAVQFDYLDFSTADRRRAALEAELRLNRRTAPELYLAVRPVSKNSAGCLNLDGDGEPVDWLLEMRRFPDDALLDHVATQGGLTDVLITQLADRIKAFHDGAETCLSGSGRSRLEAVIAGNDRSMARFPDILPARLVRDLIDRQVALLAQHSDLLDSRARSGRVRHGHGDLHLGNIAVIDGSPVLFDCLEFSPELATGDVLYDLAFLLMDLWGRGLHCEANALFNRYLDISPQDDAGVALVPLFLSIRAGIRAHTSAAQASDGSDEALTQKASAYLTLARAVLEPVPARLVAIGGLSGSGKSTIAKLIGHSLGEVPGARILRSDVLRKRLAGVPPESPLPKDAYTLSANAAIYTELRRLAGHMLYAGHSVVADAVHAKPEERTEIHQVALRRDVRFDGIWLDASPDMLTARVSARTHDASDANGAVVELQTRYDLGEIDWHRVNAADDRKTVATQVMDVLDVRHL from the coding sequence ATGCGTCGGATCGACACGCATGCGGCGCGTCTATTCCTCGTCGGCGATCGCGCATGGAAGCTCAAGCGTGCCGTCCAGTTCGACTATCTGGATTTTTCAACCGCCGATAGACGCCGCGCCGCCCTGGAAGCGGAGCTACGGCTTAATCGCAGGACCGCGCCGGAACTCTACCTGGCGGTTCGCCCGGTATCCAAGAATTCGGCGGGCTGCCTGAACCTCGATGGCGACGGAGAACCTGTCGATTGGCTTCTGGAGATGCGCCGCTTTCCCGATGACGCCTTGCTCGATCATGTGGCAACCCAAGGTGGCCTGACCGATGTGCTGATCACGCAGCTCGCAGACCGGATCAAGGCATTTCATGATGGCGCCGAGACGTGCCTGTCCGGATCGGGGCGCAGCCGTTTGGAAGCCGTCATTGCCGGGAATGATCGAAGCATGGCTCGATTCCCCGACATTCTTCCCGCTCGGCTCGTGAGAGACCTGATCGACAGGCAAGTCGCCCTGCTGGCCCAGCACTCCGATCTGCTCGATTCACGTGCGCGAAGCGGGCGCGTGAGACATGGCCATGGCGATCTGCATCTGGGTAACATTGCCGTGATCGACGGGAGCCCCGTCCTGTTCGACTGCCTGGAATTCAGTCCCGAACTTGCGACCGGCGATGTCCTTTACGACCTTGCGTTCCTACTCATGGATTTATGGGGCCGCGGCCTTCATTGCGAAGCGAATGCCCTGTTCAATCGCTATCTGGACATTTCCCCTCAGGACGATGCCGGCGTGGCCCTTGTGCCGTTGTTTCTTTCGATCCGAGCCGGGATTCGCGCCCATACATCGGCCGCACAGGCGAGCGATGGTTCAGACGAAGCTCTGACCCAAAAGGCCAGCGCCTATCTGACGCTGGCGCGCGCAGTGCTCGAACCGGTGCCCGCGCGGCTCGTCGCCATTGGCGGGCTTTCCGGATCCGGCAAGTCCACAATAGCGAAACTGATCGGCCATTCCCTCGGCGAGGTTCCAGGCGCGCGTATTCTGAGATCCGATGTGCTGCGGAAGCGACTTGCCGGCGTGCCGCCAGAATCGCCGCTTCCCAAAGACGCATATACCCTGTCCGCGAACGCAGCGATTTACACAGAGCTGAGACGGCTGGCGGGACACATGCTTTACGCCGGGCATTCGGTGGTGGCCGACGCTGTCCATGCGAAGCCTGAAGAGCGCACGGAGATCCATCAGGTCGCACTGCGACGAGATGTGCGGTTCGATGGGATATGGCTCGACGCATCACCCGATATGCTGACGGCGAGGGTATCCGCCCGGACACATGACGCTTCCGACGCCAACGGCGCCGTTGTCGAATTGCAGACTCGCTATGATCTGGGTGAGATCGACTGGCACCGCGTCAACGCGGCGGATGACCGCAAGACGGTCGCAACGCAAGTCATGGACGTCCTGGATGTTCGCCATTTGTGA
- a CDS encoding Hsp20/alpha crystallin family protein encodes MNDQVPATTSKANPISPILDHPVDWLRTEIDRLFEDFGRPAASLFGVGNRSSIAPVPAVELVDEDKAYRLTAELPGLSDDDIDISVADGLLTIAGEKKEETERKDKGYVFSERRYGSFRRQVSLPSDVDPNAITAAFKDGVLTVTLTKDENAPARSRKIEIGQA; translated from the coding sequence ATGAATGATCAGGTTCCAGCGACCACGTCCAAGGCCAATCCGATCAGCCCAATTCTCGATCATCCGGTTGATTGGCTTCGCACGGAGATTGACCGCCTCTTCGAAGATTTTGGCCGCCCCGCCGCCAGTCTGTTCGGTGTCGGCAATCGATCTTCAATCGCGCCAGTTCCGGCTGTTGAACTTGTCGATGAGGACAAGGCCTATCGCCTCACCGCCGAGCTCCCTGGCCTGTCCGATGATGATATCGATATCAGCGTCGCTGACGGTCTCCTGACGATAGCCGGCGAAAAGAAGGAGGAGACCGAACGCAAGGACAAGGGCTATGTATTCAGCGAACGGCGATATGGCTCCTTCCGGCGCCAGGTATCCTTGCCCAGCGACGTTGACCCGAACGCGATCACCGCTGCATTCAAGGATGGTGTCCTCACCGTCACACTGACCAAGGATGAAAATGCGCCAGCGCGGAGTCGGAAGATCGAAATCGGGCAGGCATAG